The genomic region CGCTGGTCGACTTTCGGGTGGTAACCAATCCGTGCTCGATGTCCACCGAATGGGGGACCCTGTTCAGCGCTATAAAATAGCGCTtcaagatgacgagcctgtaGTGGAGCCTCGTCGCGGAAAGTGTTGAACTCGCGGCTTCCGCGCAGAACAGTTTTTGTTCGTTGTTTAGACTCAAAAGGAACTGGGACAGCTCTTCAGGTCCTGCAAGTCACACTTAGTAACGTGAAGCGAGGGAAGTCAGTGCTTACTTGGTTGTGGGGTCCAAGCCCAACGCCCCAAGAGACACTCGGTGGAGGGCAGCGGCTCTTTGTTGTTTTCCTTCTGTTGGGACTCCTCCGCGTCCAGCTTCTGGCAAGGCTGACAGTTGCAACCAGTCGAGGGGCCGCAGATGCCATCACAGCAAGTGCAAGTGAGGACCTTCTGGTTGCAATAATACTTGCCAAACTCGCCCTTCCTCGCTGTCACGCCCGCACTGTTCAGTAACCCGTCGGAGAAGGCCCCCGTCACTTCCCCATCCGCTATCAGACTGTTCCAGCAATTCACCAAGCTGTCCCCTTCGATCAGCACAGCCTGCAGGTCGGTTTTGAGCCACTTCAGGTCGAGGCGCGGCTGCGGCCTCAACGTGGTCTCAAAACGAGACATGTTGCCCCCTTATTTTACCATCtacaaattgaaatttcaCAACAGCAAATGACAGATAGCAGGTGACAACAAATCGTTCATTTGTTTCTGGTGGAAAAATTTTACCACGATTTCTGAATGAAATTGCAGGATCGCGCGCTCGCGGACGCTCACATCGATTCAATTTTCACTAAAATCCCTTACCTGAACTGAGAACACGTTAAAACACACACGACACAACACAAAATCACCACCAGGTACAGTGGAACAAGTAAAAACGGAGTGGGCCGCTGTAATGGAGTCGCCATTACGCAGGCCGCGTTCCCATAACGTACCGGTTTCGGTTTGAagtttgaataatttattgttgtgaGAATGTTGAGAATCTCTGGTTGAGATAACGAAACCACGCTTTGGTGGTTGCCGCACCGTGGATCCCcacaataacaacaacaatcttcacaccattaaaataaataaacactaATTTCAATGaaactcaaaaaatgtatcgacgattcgtttttgttttctgtttaatttattcgctTCGTTTCGTCatgttttacaaatttttgagTTGTTTCTCTTTCgtgacaataatttatagatAAGCACtacaaaattaatacattttataataattgttatGTTGAGCGGCGTCACaaaatgtcaactgtcaaaACACAAGTTATTTTGTTGCTCTAGCATGCTTctatttgcatttactcttgttgcttaattttgaatgtgtatTTTGCTCTATATGACAACACAATGTAGCTTCAGCTGCTTCCACATGGAGTGGACTTAAACCAACGTGTAAATTAAACCAGCGCATTAAATAGGTatgcatttttaatgaagGAAAGGAATGTCCAATTATCTGTGCAATCAATATGTGATGAAGTATGCAGAAGATGTGCAGAAGTATGATGAAGTTCGTACACTTGATCTGAAGTTGGATCAACAAAGTAAAATCGAGTGGCGACTGTTTCAATCAAACTTGAATGGTTACAAAATCCCcttgaacgaaagctttgtaACACTTATCTGGCACaaatttgttgtattttaaaGGAGATTTGATCTGCTTGTGTTAATCCCTTATCACGAAATCTAGATACAGCTGGATCATTGATTAAATCTGGTACAGTAGGTACAGCTATGGCAACCAGCAATACACCAGTTTGACATTTCCACTTTCGCTTAACAATTTATCGGTGGTGCCCACGCGAAAATCGTTAACTTCTTGACATTGTTGACAAGTGTGCAAAGTCGGCGACCGGCGAGAGCCTCCAAATGCGCCCCTACAATTAGCAAACCTTCCGCCCCCACGGCGAAGAGGCGTTGTTGAACGCACTCCGAGTAGGCCCCGCCCCCGGCATCAAGCTGTCAAGTGCCGCGTAAAGTTCGAGTTGAAATTGTTTATAAGCTGCCAAAAAATCGATTAATCCATTCCAGTTATGTTGTGAGCGATTGTAGGGTGCAGTCGGCGTCGTGAGCCATGAACGCATCGTACACCGAAATCATCCTCGCCGGTTGCATCCTAGTGCTGCCGTTCCTGTACGAGTCCAGTCACGTATTCAGGTACCACCTGAAGTTCCTTCTCTACTATGGCATCGTGATGCTCAACTCGGTCATCTTGATCCCGCTCTTCGCCTGCAGGGCCGGGAACGTGCGGAACTTGCTGTGAGTCATCCGAATCGGTGCGCTCGGGGTGACAGCTTCACGTTGCAGGACCGCCTCGGCCTGGTGCCACCACATCTCCACCCTGCTGGGGCTCCGGTGGATCGTCCGGGGACGGGAGCACCTCGAGAAGGACCAGGCGTGCATCATCGTCTGCAACCACCAGAGTTCCATCGACATTTTAGGTACGTGCAGAAGGAGTAGAGAGCCGTGCTCAGCGATTGTTTCAGGGATGTTTGACATTTGGCCGGTGATGGACAAGTGCACGGTGGTGGCCAAAAAGGAACTCTTCTACGCTTGGCCCTTCGGCATCGCGGCCTGGCTCTGCGGACTCATTTTCATTCCCCGGATGAACAGCGACAGGGCCAGAGCCCTCATGAATCAGGCAGCcgaaaacataaaaaaggaCAAGGTGAGTGACAGCTGACAGACTTTTTATTTCCACAGCACCCTGCCATTTTCCGACACATCTAGTAGGGGAACGTGGgacaaattataaacaacaCTTAAAATTCattctttatttgaaaacaaaaagaaacaaatttcCTGCAcacaaattttcaagactAATATACATACATTTATATCTCCATTATTTACAAGACTTGTTTAAATATTATAACaatgaaagaatttttttttatttaccaaAAAATCATGATCGATTGTACAACACTTGCAAAATAATTGCATTTAACGCATTTGTGACTAACAAGTGTTGTTTGTGTTGAAGCGCATTTCATCCAGTGACGTTTTTGGCGCGATTTCCCTCCAAAAATAAGTATAATATTGTTGGTTGTCCTTAAACAATTCAATTCTAGTCACACAACTGCACTAAACGAATTAGTAAAGGAATTAACTgtctatttattttgaattgcTAATTGATTACGTTAATTGGTTCAATGACAACAACTCATTTGTTTTCATCACGTAATAaacattgttattatttttattgttgttattaattttgctAAACTGATAAATTCGATAACATATTCATGGATTCGTGTGTATTTAGAGGAATGTGTTTGTATCGGTTTCTGTTATCTTTATTGTCTTTTGTGTCAATAGTGAGTGTCCTTGAAAAATATAGTTTCAAACGGGACCAGCTATAATTAGGTAATAATTGTCATGTTATTAATTCTTGTTCTTGTTGCACGTTATCACTTCTCGCCCATCGCGACTGGACTGTGTATACATACGTTTCAATTTCGAAATTTGACAGGTGTGGAAAATTGtgacaattaaaaatgaaaaagttgcCAACACAACGTCAAAAAGAAAATCGCGTTGGCGTTTTTTTGTAACGTTGCAATGAGAAAAGGACATCACGTGGTGTCGAGTAAGCGGGATCGCAATGCAAATCGAGACTCCGCCCGTACCGTTCTCTCATTTGCTTGCACAATTATTTACGCACTGCTTTAGAGTTATTTTGTCCATTGTGTAATCTTTGATTCCGCCAATATAGGGGATATTGCTTCGGCTCCGAAAGTTCTTAATCcccattttctaattttagaACGTCTAATCTCATTACATTATCACTTGCTGCGTTTCATTGGGTTTTATCACGGTTTTCGATcaatatttgttcttttcGTGTCGAAATCGGTCGGTCGAGATACAAAATACATTGTTTAGGAAATTACGCAGGAACGAAGTGAGTCCTGCATACTTctcattttaacaaaaacttttaaaacaaCCATAAATCATCGTCTCTACTGACGTAGAGTACGCATCGTACGACTTTTTTTATGACATTAAAGTATCTGTTATGTgtgtttacattattttcaatacGCTATGTACGGTTggcgtcaaaaaaaaataggaactgtcagaaaaagttctgtcagattttattaaatttttatagtttgaaacgacCTTTTAGagtttaggttaaaaaactgcacttatgtgtcagaaatactactgtcaaacggacacaaattgacataaattgacaaattaatttccaattcacattaggtcagatttcaattcccgtttttttttaagccaactgTACATAACTAAATGTGATAAACAGTGTTGGGACAGATTTACGCATGATTTATAGTTCCGTATACATATAGCATAACATAGtcaaaaatcataaacataacataacttttaaaattcaatttatagtTCATGACAAAACGTGATATGATTGTTGACTTTTTAAGTGTCAAActaattgtcaaatatgttTTGTGAAAACGTGATTTTACAAGCTGCTGCCTGGGCTGTGGTCTTACACGAGATAGGTCATAATAAAGAAAGGAAGAAAcctcgaaaaaaaaaaacgcgttACAAAAACATGGATAAATCAGCTACTCCAAATCATTTCCTTCGCCACACCGTCCTCAAAGTCTTTGGAAGACTTATCGTACAGTGCCTTGAACCTTTCAACACACTGTACGATTagaattttcttcattttttccaccttttcaataatgtttttaaattgactTTATTGATAGCGTACCTACACGTAACCGTTTCtatggaaaaatattaaaattccatAACTTTCATGGCACATAACATAATAAACtaagcaaaaatgaataggtaatttttccatttttgaattttttatatttacagtttaaaatttgtaatgaaatgtgttagaaatatatgtatatgcACATTAAATGTAGCCTTTCAAGGACCtgtcacatttcaaatttatgtagtgtttaagaatacgtgggaggattggggcaattattttgctttccaagaaaaattgtggaattccctattcatttttgcctagtttaatTGAAATTGGCCAAATCATATGTAAACGGATACGGACTTATGTTAATGGACCTATAAATGAATAGATTTGATTCAATAGGATTCAATTTTGATATGTTATGCCATACGTACACGTTACGGAACTATAAAGCAGGATTTATAGTTCCGTATACATACAGCATAACATAGTCACAAATcataaacataacataacttttaaaattcaatttatagtTCACGACAAAaccaaggcggtctctattttaacaggccaggacactggctgtgttgccaaatttcttaGTGGGCCATGCCATAGCATCctgagtttcaaaaatattggcactTCCATAGAAAGGCGgttcattcaaaaataattttgacaagacaattaatttcagtaattgaaaaataaacatgccaCACAAATGTTGTGTTCTCGTAGATACCCAATTGCAAGTCAAATTATGTTTCAAGTAAGTCTTCCTACGTTAGCGTTTTCAAATTCCCATCGAAGAAGATTAGAATGCAAGAATGGATGCggattttggaactagaaaacTGGCGCGTGAGGTCTTTGTTGCTCGTTCCATTAGGtctaaaatccattttaaattataaacctGTATTGATGGTAGGGTCCATACACCCGAGTGGGTAGCTTTTGcagttcttatttattttcaacaattcataCTGCACCTTTATTGGTCTTTAATGGTCTCTGTGTAAgactttagaaaaaaaatcttgtcctGAGCTGTACAGTGTACAGGTGGCATGTGTTGGAATTTGCACTCGAGCTAATGCAATCAAGGTGAACTAAAAGGACTTCTATCTTCATTTCGGATAGGATACTTGTTCAGAATACAGGACTATGaaattttactaacaatagCTATCTTATAAAACAGGATACACATAATTACCTTGACTTGGTCACCTGATATACTCGTACTTTGACTGAAGTAAAGTTGCAATacgagaattagaaaaatctttcAGTGATGATTAACTGACAGCtaacaatgacaaaatagtGAGCGATcacaaaacttcaaaactagtaactttttttaaaggttGGCAAAGCAATGTTGTCAGACgttagtgggccattccacagaccactttctgaagtcagtgtcacggcctgttaaaatagagaccgccttgacAAAACGTGATACGATTGTtgactttttaaatgtcaaactaATTATCAAATATGTTTTGTGAAGACGAGGTTTTAGAAGATGCTGCCTGTGCTGTAGTCTTACACGAGATAGGTTGtgataaagaaaaaaggaaaaaaccACGAAAGAAACGCGTTACAAAAACACGGATAAACAAGCTACTCCAAATCATTTCCTTCTTCACACTGTCCTCAAAGTCTTTGGAAGACTTATCGTAAAGTGGCTTGAACCTTTTAACACACTGTACGATTAGAATTTCCTTCGTATTTTCCACCTTCtcaataatgtttttaaattcaattaattgACAGCGTACCTACACCTAACCGTttctatggaaaaaaaaattaaaattccgtAACTTTCATGATAcataacataataattgaaattggcCAATTCATATGTAAACGGATACGGACTTATGTTATTTTAACGGATCTATAAATGAGTACATTTGATTCAATAGGATTCAATTTTCATATGTTATGCTATACGTACAAGTTACGGAACTATAAATCGTGCTTAATCGGCCTTAAAGGCCGATTTAAGTAGTGCGGGAGGATTTCATGAATGTACTTGCAGGGCATCGGGCTCAATGTAATTTCACGATTTAATAATGGTTTGTCTGTTTTTTGAAGCAGTACAAGACTCTATTATttgatcatttattttttagtttacAACCTTAtcgaattttattcaaaaaaattcgctAAACACTTGGGACGCTCACGCTGAATAAAAACGGAACAAAAATTCGGCAAAAACCATACAGTCGACCTGTTCAGCAATAAACACCATCGCAAGTCGGATTAATTAGCATTATTCCGTACGCTGATTGTATTTATAATATGAAACCACATCGATTGTGAGCGATTAGTACCTACTTGGGCTAGGTACTTGGTTAGCGTTTTTGCATGCAATTACATATATTAGGAACCGATTCTCCGCTTCCTACTTAACGCCTATTTGAATCCGATCTCTGGTGATAAAGTTGTAAAAGGTGGTCACGAGTcatcgtttttaattaaaatttaaaatttagaacacACGGCAAAAAATTAtcgttgactcaagttgcaaaaaaccactttgcctttgcaacagcacttttatggcattagtcatttgaaattattttaaaactgtacttacctatatggaaaatattcaatccaaactatgattttctggtccctttgtgcctttatttggttcaaaaatattgaaaaaatgctgttgcaaatgacaactggttttttttgcaacttgagtcaactacccataagtttttttaaatttaagtatgTAATCAATTTAAGAGGAACGAGTTGTAGAATTTTCTTTAGtcgaaaagaaaaattatatcGACTTAATAATTTTTCGGTGTTCATTAAGTTGCTGTCAATACCTGATAAATGATACATAAAACTTGATTAAATCGTGTCACCTCATATCTGTTACTTCACACCTGAACAGCAGAAGATCTAAAATCGAACCTTGCAGTACTCCTCCAGTTGcaaacaaaattccaaatttctAGATTTTTGCTTTCCCAAAAAATTAGCCAGAAAATGAGTTCCAGGTGaaatgttttttacttttgctCCGGTGCCGTACGTTTATTTTGGCCAAATGATCGATCGGTAATAAAAGTCTCGTAATTCGTGGCAGATTGATGTTTAAGCTGACGTAAGTTTAGTTATGGGCTTGTCAGTACAAAAAAGGTACAAAACTTGTTCCTTTTGTGACGAAAATAACGCGaccggtatttttttttattacggaGGTCCAATTATCTCCGATAAAACTTTATGATCGAGATGATACGGCAATATGTAATCGagaattaataaaagtggAAATTGTAGCGAGCGTTCGAAAAATTCGTGGTCAAGCGGGGCGTTGTATCTCTTTCTACAAAAGTCGCGTTTTGGCATTTCTTCCaaatacataacctcactttgataataattttaccGTAAATTAAGACATCCATTTGATGTAAAAACCGTCATGCGGCACTGTTTCAAGTGTTTTTggcaaaagaaataattcatAACCACTGCTTGTTCGTCACATGAATGACGTCTGACAACTGGagcgcgttcataaaatatgggCGAAGGTAGAGTGTGGGGAATATCACGTGACTGCAATGTCACTCCGGCATTATGAACGGAATCGGGTAAAcgcgtgttttttgtttttgtaaatgtcaacaTTGTCAACTCACATTTAATTGTCATCTATtgtgacctgacctgacctaaccACCTGCTTAAATGAAGatcaacagattaaaaatgcaatttgacgaaagaaaaagaaaattaattgtttctgGGGCAATTTGTTCTgcaaaaaaacgttttttccTTGTAAATTTGTATTCACCGGATTCAATACAGGAAGGGGAAGAAGAGAATATAAGTGTGGTTGCACAAGGAATATCTTTAAGAATTGGATATGTTGAACGGATTGCACCGGGGTTAACCAACAGATAATTTCAAATGCACTGCAGTCAGCCATTCCAGTTTCGAAAATTTGTCCCCATTAttgaaaacataattaaaaaatgtataaaaacaccttagaacatatttttttcacgcaGCCGCCGCTTCACTGCCGCCAGATATTTGACAGACGTCAAATCTGACGTATGGGTAATTTCTCCCGCACCGCTAGACATCGGTAACATGGGCACACTCCTTGTGTCACTCTAAACATTTGTGAACGATCTGGGGTAGTGTGATTATTcccccaattttaatttgtgaacgGTGTTTGGGTGACCCAAGGGTAACCTTTATACCTACCCAGAGTATTTATGAACGCGCTCCTGATGATTAAGCTACGTCATACGGAAACAAAAGCGGGCGCCAGGCCACTTCAccgcaaaattttttaaaaattatgacaattTTTCAATTGACGCAATTTTagaaatcattttattctctatttgatctttttatttttttaaaaaacgacaatttaattaagaacTCAATTACAACAGTTGAGTTGGCGATCTTGCGTCACTGACAACATACAATTGTCCTAAAAGAATTGATTTTTAAGTAGCACTTGTTTCCCCACGTGTCGTCTAGTATAATAATCTATGATTATATCAAAATATGCGGCACTAATGGATTTTATAGATACTAATAAGACTGTCatcttatcaaaaaaaaatccattaactttgcaataaataaatgtgataAACCGTCGTTAATATTAACCTTCTATTAACTAATGGCCTTCACTCGAACCGTTACATTTGTTGATTTGTTGTAacatacattttacaaaacagtgtttttgaacaaagaataaaaatgtaaataggACCTACTTAATATTCTATTAGCATAACACAGACAATGAGATAAATATGCTTCGAATGTTTCGCATTTAGGTAccaaacagttttatttttgatttcgtTGGAATACGTTATTTTGCAAAGTGTGATTGATTTATCGTAACAAAGGAGTCATTGGTTTGGCGATCCTCACATATTTTTCAAGAcgcaaaattttctttaacgagggaaataatttttggtggTGCGACTAtagagcgttcaaaaaaaattcgtcAGACGGAAAACATCAGTTTTGCTTCGAATTTCCACCGTATGATGCTAACGAAAAACTACGCAGCAAGTGCACAGATTAACTTGCAGAATTTGTCCAGAAATTTACAAGAcgggaaattttttgttaattgaatatgtacaaaaattaacgCCGAGAATTCAGCCtcatttattattcatgaTCTGATGCATCAGATCAGCTCCTGTTATGAAACCACTCCTTGATCCCGCATGCacaataatacagggttattataaatgattgtagtccaagttggcgtaaaaactgaatgtaaaatttatggttgccactccttataaattttttcaaaataatgtgaataagtgaatacacaccgttcacacagaggagttaaaacaactcaatttaagttggcagtacggCCCATTTATAGTAATTTTAAAGTTCTTTGGTACATTTCAATTGTCAAAAACACATCAAGGTCaagaatattttaatgttatacTTTATTGTTATCGAACGATAATGACCCAATTTTCTGATAGGTTACCGTAGACAGGTTGTAAGGCGTTACAAGTTCCACAGACAAGTTCTTTGTTGCTTAGTTACGACCAGGTTTAATGTACATATTTGCAAACAACTTTTGATTCATTggtacaatggccggcaaaaaaactagccatcatttaaatgtcagtgtctcTATATTGATGTTACGTGTAAAATGTCCTTAACGCAGAGAAAGGAAGGagtaacctcacttttatttttgtcaaaacaCTCAATGACAAATTAACGTAACCACCACAAGATGCATCAAAaggtacctacctacctatttATCATCTTTGAGGAGTTTCATATTGCTGGAAACAACGCAAAATGTTATAGTTATTATACTTAATTTGagattcgaaaaaaatttgagTAACATGCGTTAACctcataataataaaagacAAAATGTCATGTCTTGTGCTGACATTAAAGCATTagttacacatttggattttaatgtgacagaaaagtgatggctagtttttattgccggcCATCGTATGAATTAAtctaattagtaattacatattatcaaTCCAAAAACACACGAAACTAGTCGCATATTAAACGTTGAAGGCACCACGAGTGTTATAATGATACGCCTCATGCGTTATCAACCATATAACACCCTTGATACCTTAATAACTATAACGAGTGCCTTctaattttctgtttttagATATTTAACTTTATAGTTAACgcttataaacaaaaaatatctgaCATCAGGGAATTTGGtgattattataaacaattgTTATTTTTCGCGATGtcatttagatttttattgatatGTTCAGGTTGTTCTCTATGAATGAACTGATAATAATTTTCCATCAACCAAACTAAACTGTATTCAcgtttataccgggtgatcaacaacaacaatgagTGAATATGTTggcaaacaattgaaaatttgtattgtttttttgtctcgtaattgggaCTGACCGgatattttaacttgacaccacaaaaaatttaggttatggcccggttgtataaagcgatgtcaacttcgttgttaaagttaacataatgtcagACGATCTGATTATGGGATATTTAACATTGGATTTGAATCAACCAATCAAATGGGTGGATTTCCGACCTGACGggttgttagctgacacgatgttaaccAAGCTTTATATAACCGGGCCCTAGTCTTCAGGAAACGTGCCCGGAAATTTGGTTGAATCCAACCGTTATTGGACATCATAATCATAAATTCCAGTACGAAAATACGCCATTCCTATAAAAATGTCGTGTTCCAgtataaaaaccattttaattaaaaaaaattacaaaaatgaaccttagatggtaaatttcaaatttgcctttcaacactgtcaaagctgacaaccggaaatgcgtttaaaCTGCAATTAATCAccacattggcgtacgtacgtcattttgacattttatgtattaataaattgtgtcaaataggcgaggacgcctatgtttatgtcaactatcacattaaaaagcagaataaccaacaataatattaccaacctatgaaaaaaagtcacaatcatttaaaatcacccggtacttTACTTgtcatttcatttaaaaccTGTTCACTTTGTATTGAACGTCAGTGGTGCAAAcgactgacctgttactatgacaactcgaattaaagttaatgccaagtgtgtgcgatttgcaccactgatggtCAATACAAAGTGAACAGGTATTAAATCATAACCAcagttaaactgtcaaaattgatatttaggtacttttttgtaactaaaggctgtatgacacgatgctaaattttgtagaaaatttgttagaaaatgagagaggaccaatgaacgatcaggatctgacaaagacagactatgatcctgatagttcattggtcctgatcgagggtctctctcattttctaacaaattttctacaaaatttagcatcgtgtcaaacaagcttaaaTCTAAAGGCCGGTGTGTGTACTACAGTgaccggcaaaaaaagttagccatcatttaaatgtcagtgtcattaaagcattaattacaccACGACCTTCTAAATAGTCGAGACGCAAACGCTTGGCTCtctccggcctgttcatttgagCAAAATACCATTATGCACTTGTAAGCCGTTTGGCGCTAGCGAACGGGCGATTTGAGTGCGGAACCACGCGGTTTGAAACTTGGCTTTCTGTCATTGTGTTGTCACTTTGTCATATTAATTGCATAGATAATCGTTCCTAATATACATATTCTTAAATACTACGAAATTTATGGAGATGTGAgtatgaatttaattatttcacggaattCAGTACTTGTTATAATACCCACAACATTGGAAGTAGAcgaaggaaaagaaaatgaagatttaAGCAGGCAAAAGACTGTTTGCGGTGACAGAGAATGTTTCAGTCGGGATCGGTACATTAGCAGCACTATTGGAAAGGCTTGCCTACAACATTATGTTagtgaagaatatttttaaaatacattttaaattattgcaagTCTACTACTgattaaaagatttttgaaatccCTACCTGggcaaatatttaaactttCTGAAGCCAATTCATtgaatgtttttgtctttttataaTCCTTACACGTCTCCAAATAGCATTTTACATGTCatctttttgacatttattgttTCGCGCCAATTTCGGCGCCTGCAAAGTAGCGCCAAACGGCGAACGCCGAAAACTggcaaatgaacaggccggagaGAGTCAAGCGTCTCGACTATTTAGAAGGTCGtgaattacacatttggaCTTTGACTTGACAGAAAAGTGATGGCTACTTTttattgccggccattgtacaaTAACGAGTGTGCAATTCGGGATAGTCTTGAAAATGGCTCTTTCGCTGCCTTGATACCGTAATTTAGACTCTGGaatgaaatttgcaaaatgcaactttgacagatgtcaaatgTGAAATTTATATTCTAGCACAAAAATTGGgaagcgggaaattcaaatgtGCACGAGCGacacaaacatttataattataattgtaGTAATTACCCGCAGATCGATGATTAtgctagaaaatattttgtctaaaaatacaacttccaaattggaaattttaaagtcaatttttttttaatttagaattgaattttattgttctCTCATTCACGGCCTGAAGTCAATAATAAGTCATATCTGTT from Tenebrio molitor chromosome 8, icTenMoli1.1, whole genome shotgun sequence harbors:
- the Agpat1 gene encoding 1-acyl-sn-glycerol-3-phosphate acyltransferase alpha, with amino-acid sequence MNASYTEIILAGCILVLPFLYESSHVFRYHLKFLLYYGIVMLNSVILIPLFACRAGNVRNLLTASAWCHHISTLLGLRWIVRGREHLEKDQACIIVCNHQSSIDILGMFDIWPVMDKCTVVAKKELFYAWPFGIAAWLCGLIFIPRMNSDRARALMNQAAENIKKDKIKLWVFPEGTRRNTGQIHPFKKGAFHLALSSQLPILPVVFSQYYFLDKVNKRFDHGKVYVTVLPPISTQNMTLDDMDRLMDKTRNVMTATFHEANKEVKDSMTRSCSSQ